A genomic region of Noviherbaspirillum sp. L7-7A contains the following coding sequences:
- the hisC gene encoding histidinol-phosphate transaminase, translated as MPTEFGPEYVRRLAPYQAGKPISEVAREFGLDEAGIVKLASNENPLGMPESARQAMLAAVADIGRYPDANGFELKKAISEKYKVPEDWITLGNGSNDILELAAHAFVQPQQSIVYSEYSFAVYALATQGVGARAIVVPSVNYGHDLGAMARAIEADTRLVFIANPNNPTGTFVPAAEIEKFLVAVPPEVVVVLDEAYNEYLAPQLQYESVEWVRRFPNLLVSRTMSKAYGLAGLRVGFAIAQPQLTDLLNRIRQPFNVNSLAQAAAIAALNDKEFLHKSAQMNAAGYVQLTEAFDEMGIEYVPSYGNFVLMKAGSDDAAGSRVNLALLKQGVIVRPVNNYGLPQWLRVSIGLPQENTAFLNALKKALAE; from the coding sequence GCCTGGCGCCTTACCAGGCCGGCAAGCCGATTTCCGAAGTGGCCCGTGAATTCGGCCTGGATGAGGCGGGCATCGTCAAGCTTGCCTCCAACGAAAATCCGCTGGGCATGCCGGAATCGGCGCGCCAGGCCATGCTGGCGGCGGTGGCTGACATTGGCCGCTATCCCGACGCCAACGGCTTCGAACTGAAGAAGGCCATCAGCGAGAAATACAAGGTGCCGGAAGACTGGATCACCCTGGGCAATGGCAGCAACGACATCCTCGAGCTGGCCGCGCATGCCTTCGTGCAGCCGCAGCAGTCCATCGTCTATTCCGAATATTCCTTTGCCGTCTATGCGCTGGCAACCCAGGGCGTGGGCGCGCGGGCCATCGTGGTGCCGTCGGTGAACTATGGCCACGATCTGGGCGCCATGGCACGCGCCATCGAGGCTGACACGCGGCTGGTTTTTATTGCCAATCCCAATAATCCAACCGGCACCTTCGTGCCCGCTGCCGAGATCGAGAAGTTCCTGGTTGCGGTGCCGCCCGAGGTTGTGGTGGTGCTGGACGAAGCCTATAACGAATACCTGGCGCCGCAGCTGCAGTACGAGTCGGTGGAATGGGTCCGGCGTTTCCCCAACCTGCTGGTGTCGCGCACCATGTCCAAGGCTTACGGCCTGGCCGGCCTGCGCGTTGGGTTTGCGATCGCCCAGCCGCAGCTGACCGACCTGCTGAACCGCATACGCCAGCCCTTCAACGTCAACAGCCTGGCGCAGGCGGCGGCCATCGCAGCCCTGAACGACAAGGAATTCCTGCACAAGAGCGCGCAGATGAATGCGGCCGGCTATGTACAGCTGACCGAGGCGTTTGATGAAATGGGCATCGAATATGTGCCTTCCTACGGCAACTTCGTGCTGATGAAGGCGGGCAGTGACGACGCCGCCGGCAGCCGCGTCAATCTGGCCTTGTTGAAGCAAGGCGTGATCGTGCGGCCGGTCAACAACTACGGCCTGCCGCAATGGCTGCGGGTTTCCATCGGCCTGCCGCAGGAAAACACGGCATTCCTGAATGCGCTGAAGAAGGCGCTGGCCGAGTGA
- a CDS encoding prephenate dehydrogenase/arogenate dehydrogenase family protein, protein MATPLFRKIAIFGVGLIGGSFALALKKAGAVVQIVGAGRTRQSLERARELGIIDAYTTSPAEAVDGADLVLIAAPVAQTGAILASIQPHLAPGTVVTDAGSTKTDVVVAARAALGSKIACFVPGHPIAGREQNGPDAALADLYVGKKVVLAALPENAVGDVERIAQAWRHCGAVIHALSPEEHDRVFAAVSHLPHLLAYALVDDIARKPHADLLFQYAASGFRDFTRIAGSSPEMWRDITLANQDAMLVELDAYLAQLQRLRTMLAAADGAALEAVYANAQKARHDWISTIEAAEKQTRQGGD, encoded by the coding sequence ATGGCAACGCCACTGTTTCGCAAGATCGCCATCTTTGGCGTTGGCTTGATCGGTGGCTCTTTCGCGCTGGCGCTGAAGAAGGCCGGCGCCGTCGTGCAGATCGTTGGCGCCGGACGTACCCGGCAGTCCCTCGAGCGTGCGCGCGAGCTCGGCATCATCGATGCCTACACCACATCGCCGGCCGAGGCGGTCGACGGCGCCGACCTGGTGCTGATCGCAGCGCCCGTGGCGCAGACCGGCGCGATTCTGGCGTCCATCCAGCCCCATCTCGCGCCCGGCACTGTGGTTACCGACGCCGGCAGCACCAAGACCGACGTGGTCGTTGCGGCGCGCGCCGCGCTGGGCAGCAAGATTGCCTGTTTCGTCCCCGGCCATCCGATCGCGGGACGCGAGCAGAACGGGCCGGATGCCGCGCTTGCCGACCTGTATGTCGGCAAGAAAGTGGTGCTGGCCGCCTTGCCGGAAAATGCCGTCGGCGATGTCGAACGGATAGCCCAGGCGTGGCGACACTGCGGAGCGGTGATCCATGCCCTGAGCCCGGAAGAGCATGACCGGGTCTTCGCCGCGGTCAGCCATTTGCCGCATCTGCTGGCCTATGCCTTGGTGGACGACATTGCCCGCAAGCCGCATGCCGACCTGCTGTTCCAGTATGCCGCCAGCGGTTTCCGGGACTTTACCCGCATTGCCGGCTCCTCGCCGGAAATGTGGCGCGACATCACGCTGGCCAACCAGGACGCGATGCTGGTCGAACTCGATGCCTACCTGGCACAACTCCAGCGGCTGCGCACCATGCTGGCCGCTGCCGACGGCGCCGCGCTGGAAGCGGTGTATGCGAACGCGCAGAAAGCGCGGCACGACTGGATCAGCACCATCGAAGCCGCGGAAAAGCAAACAAGACAAGGCGGTGACTGA
- the aroA gene encoding 3-phosphoshikimate 1-carboxyvinyltransferase, translated as MKRYPHTLDLQPAIHAAGTVRLPGSKSISNRTLLLAALAEGTTDIRELLASDDTHVMLMALQKLGVRWEQAGESQDYTVHGVAGAFPTHQADLFMGNAGTAIRPLTAALAVSGGDYTLHGVARMHERPIGDLVDALNAVGARIAYTGEVGYPPLHIQRGMIHTHRMAVRGNVSSQFLTALLMAAPLMAREQPVTINVVGELISKPYIEITLNLMRRFGVEVERDGWQSFTVPAGARYASPRSIHVEGDASSASYFLAAGAIAGGPVRVEGVGRDSIQGDLRFVEALEQMGASISMGENWVEARSNGVLKAIDADFNHIPDAAMTIAVAALYADGPSTLRNIGSWRVKETDRLTAMATELRKLGAEVEEGADYLRVTPPATILPAAIDTYDDHRMAMCFSLASLTGQARRGSRIRINDPKCVAKTFPDYFDAFASITKDELF; from the coding sequence ATGAAGCGCTATCCCCATACACTTGACCTGCAGCCGGCTATCCATGCCGCCGGCACGGTCAGGCTGCCCGGCTCGAAAAGCATCTCCAACCGTACGCTGCTGCTGGCCGCGCTGGCCGAGGGCACGACCGACATCCGCGAATTGCTGGCGTCCGACGACACCCATGTGATGCTGATGGCCTTGCAAAAGCTGGGCGTGCGCTGGGAGCAGGCCGGCGAGAGCCAGGATTACACCGTGCACGGCGTGGCAGGCGCATTTCCAACCCACCAGGCCGACCTCTTCATGGGCAATGCCGGCACCGCGATCCGGCCGCTGACGGCGGCGCTGGCGGTCAGCGGCGGCGACTACACGCTGCACGGCGTGGCGCGCATGCATGAGCGGCCCATCGGCGACCTGGTCGACGCGCTCAATGCGGTTGGCGCCCGGATTGCCTATACCGGCGAGGTCGGCTATCCGCCGCTGCATATCCAGCGCGGCATGATCCATACCCACCGCATGGCGGTGCGCGGCAATGTGTCCAGCCAGTTCCTGACTGCCTTGCTGATGGCCGCGCCGCTGATGGCTCGCGAGCAGCCGGTGACGATCAACGTGGTCGGCGAGCTGATCTCCAAGCCCTATATCGAAATCACGCTGAACCTGATGCGCCGCTTTGGCGTCGAGGTCGAGCGCGATGGCTGGCAATCCTTCACGGTGCCGGCCGGCGCGCGCTATGCCAGCCCGCGCAGCATCCATGTCGAGGGCGACGCTTCCTCCGCCTCCTATTTCCTTGCCGCCGGCGCGATCGCGGGCGGCCCGGTCAGGGTCGAGGGCGTGGGGCGCGACAGCATCCAGGGTGACCTGCGCTTCGTCGAGGCGCTGGAGCAGATGGGCGCGTCCATCAGCATGGGCGAGAACTGGGTTGAGGCGCGTTCCAACGGCGTACTCAAGGCGATCGACGCCGACTTCAACCACATACCGGATGCGGCAATGACGATTGCGGTGGCCGCGCTGTATGCCGACGGCCCGTCGACGCTGCGCAATATCGGCAGCTGGCGGGTCAAGGAAACCGACCGCCTGACAGCCATGGCCACCGAGTTGCGCAAGCTGGGCGCCGAAGTGGAAGAGGGCGCCGATTACCTGCGGGTGACACCGCCGGCCACCATCCTTCCGGCGGCAATCGATACCTACGACGACCACCGCATGGCCATGTGCTTTTCCCTGGCTTCGCTGACTGGCCAGGCACGGCGCGGCAGCCGCATCCGCATCAACGATCCGAAATGCGTCGCCAAGACCTTTCCCGATTATTTCGACGCCTTTGCATCGATCACCAAGGACGAGCTGTTCTAA
- the cmk gene encoding (d)CMP kinase encodes MPGHPIPVIAIDGPTASGKGTVAHRVADRLGFHYLDSGALYRLTALCALRQDTSLKDEHALAKLAEHLPCSFVGEHIYLGKEDVSQAIRKEEVGNTASRIAVLPTVRHALAGLQLGFRKPPGLVADGRDMGTVIFPNAQLKVFLTASVEARAQRRYKQLIEKGFAANMADLLQDLTERDARDANRSIAPLKPAEGAYLLDTSDMSADEAVSQVLNWYAAVKKRHDAG; translated from the coding sequence ATGCCTGGCCATCCCATTCCCGTTATCGCCATTGATGGCCCCACCGCTTCCGGCAAGGGCACGGTGGCGCACCGCGTCGCCGACCGGCTGGGTTTCCATTACCTGGACTCCGGCGCGCTGTACCGGCTGACGGCGCTGTGCGCGCTGCGCCAGGACACCTCGCTCAAGGATGAGCATGCGCTGGCCAAGCTGGCCGAGCACCTGCCGTGTTCCTTCGTCGGCGAACATATTTACCTGGGCAAGGAAGATGTCAGCCAGGCGATCCGCAAGGAGGAAGTCGGTAACACCGCCTCCCGCATCGCCGTGCTGCCCACCGTGCGGCATGCGCTGGCCGGCCTGCAGCTGGGCTTTCGCAAGCCGCCCGGACTGGTCGCCGACGGGCGCGACATGGGCACGGTGATCTTTCCCAATGCACAACTCAAGGTTTTCCTCACCGCAAGTGTGGAAGCTCGTGCGCAGAGGCGTTATAAGCAATTGATTGAAAAAGGTTTTGCTGCTAACATGGCCGACCTTCTTCAAGATTTGACTGAACGTGACGCGCGCGACGCCAACCGTTCTATAGCACCCCTCAAACCTGCCGAAGGGGCATACCTGCTGGATACTTCCGACATGAGCGCCGATGAGGCCGTCAGTCAGGTTCTTAACTGGTACGCGGCTGTAAAGAAAAGGCATGACGCCGGTTGA
- the rpsA gene encoding 30S ribosomal protein S1 has product MSTVLMSPASGTPGADSFAALFEESLSRQDMRSGEVISAEVVRLDHNFVIVNAGLKSEAFIPIEEFKNDNGELEVNVGDFISVAIESLENGFGDTILSRDKAKRLASWLSLEKAMESGEIVTGTVNGKVKGGLTVLTNGIRAFLPGSLVDTRPVKDTTPFEGKTLEFKVIKLDRKRNNVVLSRRAVIEASMGEERQKLMETLKEGTVVTGIVKNITDYGAFVDLGGIDGLLHITDLAWRRVRHPSEVLSVGQEITAKVLKYDQEKNRVSLGVKQLGDDPWTGLSRRYPQGTRLFGKVTNLTDYGAFVEVEQGIEGLVHVSEMDWTNKNVAPNKVVQLGDEVEVMVLEIDEERRRISLGMKQCKPNPWDDFAMTHKKGDRVSGAIKSITDFGVFIGLPGNIDGLVHLSDLSWTESGEEAVRRFKKGDELEAVVLAIDVERERVSLGVKQLEGDPFNNFAAMNDKGSLVNGTVKSVEPKGAVIQLSEEVEGYLRASEISRDRVEDAGTHLKVGDKVEALVINIDRKARSIQLSIKAKDNAETQEAMQKMAVDSNAASGTTSLGALLKAKLDNKQ; this is encoded by the coding sequence ATGTCTACAGTATTAATGTCCCCTGCGTCCGGAACTCCTGGAGCAGACAGCTTCGCAGCTCTGTTCGAGGAATCGCTGTCGCGTCAAGACATGCGCTCGGGTGAAGTGATTTCCGCCGAAGTCGTGCGCCTCGACCACAATTTCGTGATCGTCAACGCCGGCCTGAAATCCGAAGCGTTCATCCCCATCGAAGAATTCAAGAATGACAACGGCGAACTGGAAGTCAATGTTGGTGACTTCATCTCCGTTGCCATCGAGTCCCTGGAAAACGGTTTCGGCGACACCATCCTGTCGCGTGACAAGGCCAAGCGCCTGGCATCCTGGCTGTCGCTGGAAAAGGCGATGGAATCCGGCGAGATCGTCACCGGCACCGTCAACGGCAAGGTCAAGGGCGGCCTGACCGTTCTGACCAACGGCATCCGCGCCTTCCTGCCGGGCTCGCTGGTCGACACCCGTCCGGTCAAGGACACCACGCCTTTCGAAGGCAAGACCCTGGAATTCAAGGTCATCAAGCTGGACCGCAAGCGCAACAACGTCGTGCTGTCCCGCCGCGCCGTCATCGAGGCATCGATGGGCGAAGAGCGCCAGAAGCTGATGGAAACCCTGAAGGAAGGCACCGTCGTCACCGGTATCGTCAAGAACATCACCGACTACGGCGCGTTCGTTGACCTGGGTGGCATCGACGGCCTGCTGCACATCACCGACCTGGCATGGCGTCGCGTGCGCCATCCGTCGGAAGTGCTGTCGGTTGGCCAGGAAATCACTGCCAAGGTCCTCAAGTACGATCAGGAAAAGAACCGTGTTTCGCTGGGCGTCAAGCAACTGGGCGACGATCCGTGGACCGGTCTGTCCCGTCGTTACCCGCAGGGCACCCGTCTGTTCGGCAAGGTCACCAACCTGACCGACTACGGCGCGTTCGTGGAAGTCGAGCAGGGCATCGAAGGCCTGGTGCACGTTTCCGAAATGGACTGGACCAACAAGAACGTGGCACCGAACAAGGTTGTCCAGCTGGGCGACGAAGTCGAAGTCATGGTTCTGGAAATCGACGAAGAGCGTCGTCGTATCAGCCTGGGCATGAAGCAGTGCAAGCCGAACCCATGGGACGACTTCGCCATGACCCACAAGAAGGGCGACCGCGTCTCCGGCGCGATCAAGTCGATCACCGACTTTGGTGTCTTCATCGGCCTGCCTGGCAACATCGACGGCCTGGTGCACCTGTCCGACCTGTCCTGGACCGAAAGCGGCGAGGAAGCCGTGCGGCGCTTCAAGAAGGGCGACGAACTGGAAGCCGTGGTTCTGGCCATCGACGTCGAGCGCGAGCGTGTTTCGCTGGGCGTGAAGCAGCTGGAAGGCGACCCGTTCAACAACTTCGCGGCCATGAACGACAAGGGTTCGCTGGTTAACGGCACCGTCAAGTCGGTGGAGCCGAAGGGCGCCGTGATCCAGCTGTCCGAAGAAGTTGAAGGCTATCTGCGTGCATCCGAAATCTCCCGCGACCGCGTGGAAGATGCCGGTACCCACCTGAAAGTCGGCGACAAGGTCGAAGCACTGGTGATCAACATCGACCGCAAGGCTCGCAGCATTCAGCTGTCGATCAAGGCGAAAGACAATGCCGAGACTCAGGAAGCCATGCAGAAGATGGCTGTCGATTCGAACGCGGCTTCGGGCACTACCAGCCTGGGCGCGCTGCTGAAAGCGAAGCTCGACAACAAGCAATAA
- a CDS encoding integration host factor subunit beta: MTKSELIARLAERYPQLVAKDADYVVKTLLDAMADALATGQRIEIRGFGSFALNIRPPRTGRNPKSGDKVMVPEKRVPHFKPGKELRERVDAMVGQPIKED, from the coding sequence ATGACTAAGTCGGAATTGATTGCCCGTCTGGCCGAACGTTATCCGCAGCTGGTTGCAAAGGATGCGGATTACGTGGTCAAGACGCTGCTGGATGCGATGGCCGATGCGCTTGCCACCGGGCAACGCATTGAAATCCGGGGATTCGGCAGCTTTGCGCTGAATATCCGGCCTCCGCGCACCGGCCGCAATCCGAAGTCAGGCGACAAGGTGATGGTGCCCGAGAAGCGGGTGCCGCACTTCAAGCCAGGCAAGGAGCTGCGGGAGCGGGTCGACGCCATGGTTGGGCAGCCGATCAAGGAAGATTGA
- a CDS encoding LapA family protein — translation MKFLSRIAGIVLFVLFFGFALKNTQEVALRFFLGYEVHAPLVLMLLAFFGGGAVLGVLAMMPTLLRYRRSQVRQKTVATAAPAGHEAQTTGQPAHPDAY, via the coding sequence ATGAAGTTCTTATCCCGCATCGCTGGCATTGTCCTGTTCGTCCTGTTTTTCGGCTTCGCACTGAAAAACACCCAGGAAGTCGCACTGCGCTTTTTTCTTGGCTACGAGGTCCATGCGCCCCTGGTGCTGATGCTGCTGGCCTTTTTCGGCGGTGGCGCGGTGCTGGGCGTGCTGGCAATGATGCCGACGCTGCTGCGCTATCGTCGCAGCCAGGTGCGCCAGAAAACCGTCGCCACGGCCGCGCCCGCCGGCCACGAGGCGCAAACAACCGGCCAGCCGGCGCATCCCGACGCTTATTGA
- the lapB gene encoding lipopolysaccharide assembly protein LapB, translated as MEFETWWLLGIPIFFALGWIAARVDIRELVSESRTLPTGYFKGLNFLLNDQPDKAIDAFIEIMKLDPESIELHYALGNLFRRRGETERAIRVHQNLLARPDLPPEHQAQAQYELGQDYLKAGLLDRAEEAFNKLVASNYSVQARRALLEIYQREKEWTRAIEAARGLQESGAGSRQKEIAQFYCELAQDELVHTHPDAALVMLENAVAADRKNVRATMLMGDVHLARGDTEAALLTWRRVEQQSVPHVALVAQRLMDGYRLLGRPQEGVSLLKFYLTEASSIDLLEVVYKAVLELNGVEAANQLVRDELKRTPTLLGLDKMLEARMMSAPAEYQSDLALVRNLVHGYAQKLARYQCSHCGFKARQFYWQCPGCSQWETYPPRRTEELNVMN; from the coding sequence ATGGAATTTGAAACCTGGTGGCTGCTTGGCATCCCGATCTTCTTTGCCTTGGGCTGGATTGCCGCCCGCGTCGATATCCGCGAACTGGTGTCCGAGTCGCGTACCCTGCCGACGGGGTATTTCAAGGGGCTGAACTTCCTCCTCAACGATCAGCCGGATAAGGCCATCGACGCCTTCATCGAGATCATGAAGCTCGACCCCGAGAGCATCGAGCTGCATTACGCGCTGGGCAACCTGTTCCGGCGGCGGGGAGAAACCGAGCGCGCCATCCGGGTCCATCAGAACCTGCTTGCCCGGCCGGACCTGCCGCCCGAACACCAGGCGCAGGCCCAGTATGAGCTGGGACAGGATTACCTGAAGGCCGGCTTGCTGGACCGCGCGGAAGAGGCGTTCAACAAGCTCGTCGCCTCCAATTATTCGGTGCAGGCCCGCCGCGCGCTCCTGGAAATCTATCAGCGTGAAAAGGAATGGACCCGCGCCATCGAGGCAGCCCGTGGACTGCAGGAATCCGGCGCCGGCAGTCGGCAAAAGGAAATTGCCCAGTTCTATTGCGAACTCGCGCAGGATGAACTGGTGCATACCCATCCGGACGCGGCATTGGTCATGCTGGAAAATGCGGTTGCCGCGGATCGCAAGAATGTGCGCGCTACCATGCTGATGGGCGATGTGCACTTGGCGCGCGGCGACACCGAGGCGGCTCTGCTGACGTGGCGCCGGGTGGAACAGCAAAGCGTGCCGCATGTAGCCCTGGTGGCACAGCGCCTGATGGACGGTTATCGCTTATTAGGGCGGCCTCAGGAGGGCGTCAGCCTGTTGAAATTTTATCTGACGGAAGCGTCGTCGATCGATTTGCTGGAAGTGGTCTACAAGGCGGTTTTGGAACTGAATGGCGTGGAAGCGGCCAACCAGCTGGTGCGTGACGAACTGAAGCGTACTCCGACCTTGCTGGGACTGGACAAGATGCTGGAAGCGCGAATGATGAGCGCCCCGGCAGAATACCAGTCGGATCTGGCACTGGTGCGCAATCTGGTTCATGGCTATGCCCAGAAGCTGGCGCGGTACCAGTGCAGCCACTGCGGTTTCAAGGCGCGGCAGTTCTATTGGCAGTGTCCGGGTTGCAGCCAGTGGGAAACCTATCCGCCGCGCCGCACCGAAGAATTGAATGTAATGAACTGA
- the rfaE1 gene encoding D-glycero-beta-D-manno-heptose-7-phosphate kinase translates to MTPSEHVPAPAALHSARLLIAGDIMLDRYWFGEVSRISPEAPVPVVRVQRREERLGGAANVARNASALGAQTGLMGVVGEDEAGAAVERMLKETGTASYLNHDTAISTIIKLRVIGRQQQLLRIDFEEAPSDIVLRDKLSKFNALLPEYDIVVLSDYAKGALVNVAAMIKAARSLGKKVLVDPKGDDFSPYAGASLLTPNRAELQHIVGSWKTEEQLTVKAQNLRAELALEALLVTRSEEGMTLYTAGGVRHFPAMAREVYDVSGAGDTVIATLASMLGAKVPLEDAVEIANRAGGIVVGKLGTATVTREELFGF, encoded by the coding sequence ATGACGCCGTCCGAACATGTACCGGCCCCTGCCGCCCTCCATTCCGCCCGCCTGCTCATTGCCGGCGACATCATGCTGGACCGCTACTGGTTTGGTGAAGTCAGCCGCATCTCGCCCGAGGCGCCGGTCCCGGTAGTGCGTGTGCAGCGGCGGGAAGAGCGCCTTGGTGGCGCGGCCAATGTAGCGCGCAATGCCAGTGCGCTCGGTGCGCAGACTGGCCTGATGGGCGTGGTTGGCGAGGACGAAGCGGGTGCTGCTGTCGAGCGCATGCTGAAGGAGACCGGCACGGCAAGCTATCTGAACCACGATACAGCGATTTCAACCATCATCAAGCTGCGCGTCATCGGTCGCCAGCAGCAGTTGCTGCGCATCGATTTCGAGGAAGCGCCGAGCGACATCGTGCTGCGCGACAAGCTCAGCAAGTTCAACGCCCTCCTGCCCGAGTACGACATCGTGGTGCTGTCCGACTATGCCAAGGGTGCCCTGGTCAATGTCGCGGCCATGATCAAGGCCGCACGTAGCTTGGGGAAAAAGGTGCTGGTCGACCCCAAGGGCGATGATTTTTCACCCTATGCGGGCGCTTCTCTGCTTACGCCGAACCGCGCTGAACTGCAGCACATTGTCGGCAGTTGGAAGACCGAGGAGCAACTGACCGTCAAGGCCCAGAACCTGCGGGCAGAACTCGCCCTGGAAGCGTTGCTGGTGACGCGCTCGGAAGAAGGCATGACGCTTTATACGGCAGGCGGCGTCAGGCATTTCCCCGCGATGGCACGCGAGGTGTATGACGTATCCGGCGCGGGTGACACCGTGATTGCTACCCTGGCCAGCATGCTGGGCGCCAAGGTGCCGCTGGAGGACGCAGTGGAGATCGCTAACCGAGCAGGCGGTATCGTGGTGGGCAAGCTGGGTACAGCGACTGTCACCCGGGAAGAATTGTTCGGGTTCTGA
- a CDS encoding DUF655 domain-containing protein: MFKKVLLSLVFCLSAMGAAFAADVEINKADQAMLDGVKGIGPSLSKAIVEERKKGDFKDWSDVEKRVKGVKEKKAAKLSEAGLRVNGQAVGKTAAAPAGKPAKKDEAKKS; encoded by the coding sequence ATGTTCAAAAAAGTCCTGTTGTCTCTCGTCTTCTGCCTGTCCGCCATGGGTGCCGCCTTCGCGGCCGATGTGGAAATCAACAAGGCTGATCAAGCCATGCTTGACGGCGTCAAGGGTATCGGTCCGTCACTCTCCAAGGCCATCGTTGAAGAGCGCAAGAAAGGCGATTTCAAGGACTGGTCCGATGTTGAAAAACGGGTCAAGGGCGTCAAGGAGAAAAAGGCCGCAAAACTGTCCGAAGCCGGGCTGCGCGTTAATGGGCAGGCAGTCGGAAAGACTGCGGCAGCACCGGCGGGCAAGCCTGCCAAGAAAGACGAAGCGAAGAAATCCTGA
- the cysM gene encoding cysteine synthase CysM, producing the protein MQYPTIEDTVGNTPLVQLKRIPGEEAARRNNVILGKLEGNNPAGSVKDRPALAMIKGAEARGDIKPGDTLIEATSGNTGIALAMAASMRGYKMVLLMPENLSLERRQSMAAYGAQIILTPKTGGMEYARDLAEQMQKEGQGIILDQFANPDNPRSHYETTGPEIWRDTRGGVTHFVSAMGTTGTIMGVSHYLKEMNPEVRIIGAQPEEGSQIPGIRKWPEAYLPKIFDRSRIDQVENVSQAAAEHMARRMAVEEGIFCGISAAGACEVALRVSQTVENATIVFIVCDRGDRYLSTGVFPA; encoded by the coding sequence ATGCAATATCCCACCATCGAAGACACCGTAGGCAATACCCCCCTGGTCCAGTTGAAGCGTATCCCAGGAGAAGAGGCTGCCCGGCGCAACAATGTCATTCTGGGCAAGCTGGAGGGCAATAACCCCGCAGGCTCCGTGAAGGACCGGCCAGCGCTCGCCATGATCAAGGGTGCCGAGGCGCGCGGCGACATCAAGCCTGGCGACACGCTGATTGAAGCAACCAGCGGCAATACCGGCATCGCGCTGGCAATGGCCGCCTCGATGCGCGGCTACAAGATGGTGCTTCTGATGCCCGAGAATCTGAGCCTCGAGCGGCGCCAGAGCATGGCGGCCTATGGCGCCCAGATCATCCTGACACCCAAGACCGGTGGCATGGAATACGCCCGCGACCTCGCGGAGCAGATGCAGAAGGAAGGGCAGGGCATCATCCTCGACCAGTTTGCCAATCCGGATAACCCGCGCTCGCATTACGAAACGACCGGCCCGGAAATCTGGCGTGATACCAGAGGCGGGGTTACCCATTTTGTCAGTGCGATGGGCACGACCGGCACGATCATGGGTGTATCGCACTATCTGAAGGAAATGAACCCGGAAGTGCGGATCATTGGCGCGCAGCCGGAGGAAGGGTCGCAGATCCCCGGCATCCGTAAATGGCCGGAAGCGTATTTGCCGAAAATCTTCGACCGTTCAAGGATCGATCAGGTGGAGAACGTCAGCCAGGCGGCAGCGGAGCATATGGCGCGCCGCATGGCAGTGGAAGAAGGAATTTTCTGCGGGATTTCTGCTGCTGGTGCCTGCGAGGTGGCCTTGCGCGTGTCGCAGACGGTGGAAAACGCCACGATTGTCTTCATTGTCTGCGATCGTGGCGATCGTTACCTCTCTACCGGTGTGTTTCCCGCCTGA
- a CDS encoding DUF1415 domain-containing protein: MTTTHSGSHQEVINAVSTWLERAVIGLNLCPFAKAVHHRGQVRYTVSEATEPEQLVRDLTQELQHLHDCDPAVTDTTLLIHPWILQDFAEYNEFLGIAELILSSMGMEGEIQIASFHPDYQFADTHRDDISNFTNRSPYPILHLLREDSIERAVAAYPDPDDIYKRNISTLEKLGQKGWNALFNKNERD; this comes from the coding sequence ATGACGACCACTCATTCCGGCTCGCATCAGGAGGTAATCAATGCAGTTTCAACCTGGCTGGAGCGCGCCGTGATCGGGCTCAATCTCTGCCCTTTTGCCAAGGCGGTTCATCACCGCGGCCAGGTCCGCTATACCGTCAGCGAAGCGACTGAACCGGAGCAATTGGTTAGGGACCTGACGCAGGAACTGCAGCACCTGCATGACTGCGACCCTGCAGTGACCGACACCACCCTGCTGATCCATCCCTGGATCCTGCAGGATTTCGCTGAATACAATGAATTCCTTGGCATTGCCGAACTGATCCTGTCCAGCATGGGAATGGAGGGAGAAATTCAGATTGCCAGCTTCCATCCCGACTACCAGTTTGCCGATACCCACCGGGATGACATCAGCAATTTCACCAACCGCTCGCCCTATCCCATCCTGCATTTGCTGCGTGAGGACAGTATCGAAAGAGCTGTCGCAGCGTATCCGGATCCCGATGACATATACAAGAGGAATATTTCCACACTGGAAAAGCTTGGTCAAAAAGGCTGGAATGCCTTATTCAATAAAAACGAACGAGATTGA